Proteins encoded within one genomic window of Actinomycetota bacterium:
- a CDS encoding recombinase family protein, with protein sequence MKAYFAYTRVSTVKQGERGSSLQEQKSAIEAYASRHGLLIADWFEEMETAAKIGRRMFNRMLAELGKGQAAGVIIHKIDRSARNLKDWAHLGELIDQGVEVHFAHESIDLASRGGRLSADIQAVVSADYIRNLKQEVRKGFYGRLKQGFYPLPAPAGYLDRGKAKAKEICPLRGPLVREAFERYSTGRYTLDTLRAEMHARGLVGRTGRGFSKNGISWILRNPFYMGIIRIARTGETFEGCHQPLVTKALFERVQGILSGRLSEAVERHDFVFRRLIRCDGCGRSLVGERQKGHVYYRCHMPTCRGTSLRGTNIEQSVRELLALLAFDEAELKELRDLAADAMASEVDEAATRRDQLHMAVGRCNDRLTRLTDAFLDATIDKETFEHRKAALLVEKRGLLDALESPNTKGPASDLLEKLELGQTAYLRFDSGFAPEKRDAVQDATSNLVAQGKTLGFALRFPFDEIAKWRISHCGGPFRVETRKEGTLFVPCIPTGTRRTGTLNAMKLYQKLVASVPKDAKVA encoded by the coding sequence TCGGCACGGCCTTCTCATTGCGGACTGGTTCGAGGAGATGGAGACCGCCGCCAAGATCGGACGGCGGATGTTCAACCGGATGCTCGCTGAGCTTGGCAAGGGCCAAGCCGCCGGGGTCATTATCCACAAGATCGACCGCAGCGCCCGCAACCTCAAAGACTGGGCGCATCTAGGCGAGCTGATCGACCAGGGCGTCGAGGTCCACTTCGCCCACGAAAGCATCGACCTCGCCTCGCGCGGCGGCCGGCTTTCGGCCGACATCCAAGCGGTCGTATCCGCCGACTATATCCGCAACCTCAAACAGGAGGTCCGCAAGGGCTTCTACGGACGCCTCAAGCAGGGCTTCTACCCCCTCCCAGCCCCTGCAGGCTACCTCGACCGGGGAAAGGCCAAGGCCAAGGAAATCTGCCCGCTGAGGGGGCCGCTCGTTCGAGAGGCGTTCGAGCGCTACAGCACGGGGCGCTACACGCTCGACACCTTGCGCGCCGAAATGCACGCGCGCGGCCTCGTCGGACGGACCGGACGCGGGTTCTCCAAGAACGGCATCTCGTGGATACTCCGCAACCCCTTCTACATGGGCATCATTCGCATCGCGCGAACCGGCGAGACGTTTGAGGGCTGCCATCAGCCGCTTGTAACCAAAGCATTGTTCGAGCGAGTCCAAGGCATCCTGTCGGGACGACTGAGCGAAGCGGTGGAGCGCCATGATTTTGTGTTCCGCCGGCTGATCCGCTGCGACGGTTGCGGTCGGTCGCTCGTCGGCGAACGCCAGAAGGGCCACGTCTACTATCGTTGCCATATGCCCACCTGTCGCGGCACCTCACTTCGCGGAACGAATATCGAGCAGAGCGTCAGGGAGCTTCTGGCATTGCTGGCGTTCGATGAGGCTGAACTAAAGGAGCTGCGCGACCTGGCTGCCGATGCAATGGCCTCTGAGGTCGATGAGGCGGCGACGAGGCGCGATCAGCTCCACATGGCCGTGGGCAGGTGCAACGACCGCCTCACGCGCCTTACAGACGCGTTCCTCGACGCCACGATAGACAAGGAGACATTCGAGCACCGGAAGGCGGCGCTGCTTGTCGAAAAGCGCGGTCTCCTCGACGCCTTGGAGAGCCCGAACACCAAGGGGCCAGCCTCCGACCTCCTCGAAAAGCTCGAACTCGGCCAAACGGCTTACCTGCGGTTCGATTCTGGGTTTGCGCCGGAAAAGCGCGATGCGGTTCAGGATGCGACCTCGAACCTTGTCGCACAGGGAAAAACGCTAGGCTTTGCCTTGCGATTTCCGTTCGACGAGATCGCCAAATGGCGAATTTCTCACTGCGGTGGACCGTTTCGAGTCGAAACTCGAAAGGAGGGCACTTTATTCGTGCCCTGCATACCAACAGGAACTCGACGCACGGGCACGCTCAACGCGATGAAGTTGTATCAAAAACTCGTGGCAAGCGTACCCAAGGACGCGAAGGTTGCTTGA